ATCATGTAGTTGTTACCACCATTTGATTTAAGTCCAACAGCATTGATGAAAGTAAAAATCGGAATTTGACCAAGGATTTGAGGCTCAACTTGTCCATTCAAGTAAACTTCAACAGTCCCATTATTAGAGATCATTACGCTTTTTGTTCCCTGTGGAAAAGTGAATGTAGGAAAAACGCGGTATCCTTGTTTGTTAACAAGAGTCCCTGTGCTATCGACATTAAATGAACCATCTCTTGTATAAAGAACTTCATTGTTTGGTGTAATGAGACCAAAGAACCCTTCTCCATTAACCATAAGATCAAATGGGTTATTTGTAATTCTAGGAGCTCCTTGAGAGAATTCTTTCCTAACGGCTGAAATTTTAGAACCAGATCCAACTTGAACACCTACGTTATAACGAGTGTTCTGACTTGAGCGCGCACCTGCTTCAGTAATTGTATTGTAAAGGAGGTCTTCTGATTCAGATCTTTGTTTCTTATAACCAATCGTATTAACGTTAGCGATATTGTTTGAAATCGTGCTCACGTGGACTTCTTGAGTGGCCATACCTGTTGCTGCTACATTGAGAGCTCTAAGCATTGCTTGATTCGTTCCTATAAGTAAAAGAGCGATAACGATAATTTTAGAATACATCAAATTCTCCTAGAACTTTGAAATTTCATTAACACCCTTACTAGAGATGTTGTCGTAAGTTTTAATAACGTTTTGAATACTTTCAAAATGTCTATGGGCCTTTATCAATTCACTCATTTCATGAATTGCATTTACGTTAGACTCTTCAACATAACCCTGATGAATAGCTGTCTTTAAAGGTGTCGTTTTAATATTTGATAAATCTTTATTGATATAAAGTGAGCTTCCTTCTTTTCTTAGGGCCTGCTGATCATGAAACTCACGAACAGTTAAATGACCAACTTTAAGATCATTAGAGAAAACTTCCCCTTGAAGATTAATACTTACTTGTCCATTAGGTATTTTAATAACTCGATCTTCGGGTTTAGGGAGCGCTTGGAGTTGTTCATCAGTGGCATTTGCTGGAATCTCACTTCTCATGAGAACTTTGTGACCTTTATCTGTTACAAGTGTCCCATCGTTTTCGAGTGAAAGCATTCCTCTTCTTGTATAGCGAATACCATTGGGAGTTAGAACTTCAATGAAGCCGTTTCCAAATAGAGCAATGTCTAGGGGGTTTTTAGTCGGACGCATCTGTCCTTGTTCGAAAATAGTGTAGGAAGCATCGACTTCAACTTGTGCATTCTCTGCTCCGTAGCTTCGATAAAAATCTTGAGGAGCCCATTCTTTATTAGGTAGATCAATGTCCTCAACACCTTTATTTAGTGCTGTCATATATTCTTTAAATGTAACTTGGTCTCTTTTAAAACCTGGTGTATTGGCGTTAGCCACGTTGTTAGCAATTGTTTCAACCTTCCTTTGTTGAGCAATCGCGCCAGAAAGAGGGACCCATAAATCCTTCAATTTCACCCTCCTGGTGAACTTCTATAGAAAAATATACCAAGTCCAATGCCAATAGTTCCACAGAGGCAAAAATGACCCACCGAACAAGTCTCTGAAATTATGTGAAAATGACTGTCAGTTGTTAAATATGATGGTATAAAATACAGAAAAAGATACAAATTTTCCTCACAGCGCGGGGACGCGCGTCAAAAAGGTGACATATGGCAAAGTCAGAAAAAAGTTTTGAGCAATCACTCAAGGACTTAGAAGAGGTTGTCGGAAAACTTGAGTCAGGTGAGCTGTCTTTAGAAGAAAGTCTGAAGGCCTTTGAGTCAGGTGTAAATCTCTACAAAGGTTGCAAAGATAAATTAGATAAAGCAGAAAAGAAATTATCAGTTTTATCAGAAAGCTTAAAAGAGGAAGAACTAGATTAAATGAGATTATTCATTCTATCTATTTTCTCAATTATTCTCTCGTCTTGTTCAACGACTTCTAATAAAGAAGTTACATTTGCTAGCGTCGACTTTGACAATAATATCTTCGTTAGAGAAGTACCTTTCATATCCAACAAAAGAGCAATGGGCCAAGTTTTAGGACCTATGCCTCCTGAAGAATTTGAAACACATTTTTCACAACCTGTTGAAAAAAAGAAAGTAATTGGAATGATTCTTTCTCCAGGTCTTTATAAATCGATTTCCTATATCCCGATGCTAGCTTGCTTAGAAGAAATTGGAGCAGAAGTTCATTACGTCTCAGGTAGTGGTTTCTCTAGTATTGTGGCTTCGCTCTATGCCTATGGCCTCACTCCTGAGCAAATTGAGTGGAAGCTCTATAAGTTGGTAGGGGAGTTATCAGAGTATGAAGTTTACTCAAGTGAGTGGAAAGAACTACTTAATGAGTTTATAGATAAAGAGTTTAAGCAGAAGAAAATAGAAAATTCTAAAAAAGCACTTGCGCTCAATAGTTATAGTTTCGAAAATAAACACAATGAAACTTTATTTCGTGGAGAAATAAATAGTATTTTAAAAGCTAATATTAGCTACCAAGATCAAAATGGAAAACTGAATCCTCTCTTTGGTTCACCATATGATGTCATCAAAAATTTAAAAACGAGAGTCGATTACATCATCTATGTTGACTCGCTTGGTAAAGAATTAAAATTGAATTCCACGAATAATTATATTTTTGGACTTTATTCAAAAGCTGTAGGTTATAATTTAAAAAACGAATTTGATGTTGATATGCTCTTATCTATTCCATTGGAAAAATGGCCTTTGGATGAAAGTCGTAGATTTAATGACTTTATTCAAATTGGTAGGGATTTGTGTTCGAATCTCAAAACCAAACTTGAGTCACTTTCAGATGTAGAGAAAAAGGAATAATTTTTCATGAAGAAGATTTTATTGAGACTTTTTGTAGGAAGCTTTGCTTTAGGTATATGTGGGCTTCTTTCGGTGATAATGCTTTTTGTGTACTTCTCATTTGGACTACCAAAAATTACTTCTCTAGATGATTATAAACCAGCACTGCCTTCAAAGATTTTATCGAAAGACGGGGTCGTTCTAGCTGAGCTTGGTAAGGAGAAAAGAGAAATTGTCCCGTTTAAAGATATTCCTCAGCACGTTGTGAATGCTTTCTTAGCGGCTGAAGATGATGGATTCTATGAACATGAAGGAGTTGATTATCTCGGAATCATGAGAGCAATGGTCGCTAACTTAAAAGCAGGACGAGTTGTTCAGGGTGGTTCAACAATTACCCAGCAGGTTGCAAAGTCATTATTACTAACTAGTGAAAGATCTATTAGTCGTAAAATTAAGGACTTCTTACTGGCCCAGAAAATTGAAAAGAAATTAAGTAAAGAAGATATTCTCTTTCTCTATCTTAACCAGATGTATTTCGGTGGTGGATACTATGGTGTTAAGGCCGCCTTTCAAGGTTATTTTGGCAAAGAATTAAGTGAAGCAACACATGCTGAAGCTGCCATTGTCGCAGGTCTTCTTGTTGCTCCTGGGAGATATTCGCCTTACTTGAAGCCAAAATTTGCTAAGAAAAGACAACGCTATGTTTTAGGTCGTCTTCTAACGACAGGAAAAATCTCACAAGAAGAATATGAAACTGCTATCAATGAAAAAATCAAGTTTCGCTTGAGAAAGGAAAGTGGATTTAAAGCTGGTTATTTCACTGATTGGATTAGACAAAGAGTTGTGAATAAAATTGGTGAAGAAGAGTTTCTAACAGGTGGCTACACAGTTCAAACAACTCTTGATTACGATCTTCAGAAAAAAGCTGAAGACGAAACACTAGAAGGTGCAAAAGCGATCGATAAAAGACAGGGATTTAAAGGACCAATTGGTTCTCAAAATATTGATACGATCGTTGATGAATATGTCGTACCAATGAGAAAAGAAGCTTATAAAGATAAGTCACTCTTTTTCACTCTCAATGATGAGTTAACAAGAGATTATGAAATAGCATTTGATCAGGAAGAAATTGAAAGAATCAAAATGCATCGCGAAGAGTTTCGTAATGAAATTAAATCGAAGAACTATCTTGCAGGTAATTTAAAAGATGATAAATTTCTTTCAACGATTGAAGAAAATGATTCACTAGAGGCCGTAGTCGTTCATATCGATGATGCGGGAAGAGTTGTCTATATCAATATTGGTGGCTTGATTGGTATTATGCCTTATCGTTATTTTAGATGGGCCCATGAGAGAAATATTACAGAAGAGCGCCAATACTATCCGTACGTAACGAGACCAAGTACTATTTTAAAAGTTGGGGATAAGGTTTTAGTTCAAGTGAAAGATAAGTCAGTTGGTCTAGACCACCATTTGTGGTCATCACGAAAAACGATCTTAGATAATAGCAAAGATAAAAATTTAGTCTATAAGCAAAGGTATCTTCTCTGTCTTCTAGATCAAGTTCCAGATGCTCAAGCCGCACTTGTATCGATTAAACCAGATTCTGGTGAATTAGTATCGATGGTTGGTGGTGTTGACTTTTCTAAGTCACAATTTAACAGAGCGATACAATCGAGAAGACAGCCAGGTTCTTCTTTTAAACCACTTCTTTTTGCTGCTGGCCTAGAGAATGGATATCTTCCAAACTCTATTATCATTGATTCACCAGAGGCCCTTGGAGGTGTTGATGCAACAAGTATTAACTGGAAGCCAAGAAATTATGATGGAAAATTCAAGGGACCAATGACTTTTAGAAACTCTCTTGAGAAGAGTAGAAATATTCCAACGATTAAAATCGCTGACAAACTTGGTGTTCCAACAATTTTCAATTTTATGGAAAGAATTGGGTTTAATGCGAAATTAGATCCTGATTTGAGTTTATCTCTTGGGTCTTTCGGTGTGACTCTTATGGATATCGTTAAGACGTTTGGAATTTTTCCTAATGGCGGTAAATTAATCAAAGTTAAGTCCATTGTCTCACTTACAGATAGAGACGGAAGACAATATGATGCTATTGCAGATCTCAATAGTGATGAAGATCAAAAGCCTACTGAAGAGATTACCGCTACAGATGAAAAAGTTGAATCAGAAAGTGAAACGGCTCAAGAGAAAACAACTGAAGAGGTTGAAGTTGAGCGTAACCCTTTCCAAGAAAATTTAGACGGTACTCAGGTTTACGATAAGAGACTTGCTTATATCATGACCAATCTTTTAAAGGGTGTTGTGAATTACGGGACAGGACGTGGAGCTAAGAGTGTAAGTACATTCTTAGGGGGGAAAACGGGAACGACTAATAATTATGTCGATGCATGGTTTTTAGGTTTTTCTGCGGACCTTGTTACTGGTGTATGGACAGGTTTTGATGACAATAAAACTCTTGGCTGGGCCGAAACTGGAGCGAAGTCAGCTCTACCTATATGGAAAGAGTTTATGGCAAAAGCAAAGGAAAAATATGGAGAAAGAGATTTCTCTGTGCCTTTAGGGATTGTTAATATTCCTATCAATAAAGAAACTGGGAAGCTTGCAAAAACAGGGGAGAAGGATTACTTCCTTGAAGCTTTTGTTGAAGGATTCGAACCAGGTGATGAGAATTCCGATGAAATAGTAGGTGATCAAAATGGTCAGCTATTAGAAGATGACGAGTATTTTAATAATCAGTAGGATTTTCTTTAGAAAAAATTCATCACGCCGATAGGTTGGATAGCTCTATAATAGGGCCAAGAGGGCGTGATGAATTTTAATCTAAACAGAAAAAAGAAATACATCGTAATTGGAATTTTATGTTCCGTCGCACTCCATATTTTTGTTCTTGTAGAAGATGTTAGCCTAGATCAGTTCATTCAATCAGTAGAGAAAACAGAGAAGAAAGAAAAGAAGATTAAAATTGTTTTCAAGAAAACTGAAAAATCAGATAAGCAAATCGTTAATACATCAAAGTCTGATCATAAAATAAAACCAAAAGATTCAAAGTTCTTAAGTCACTCAAATCAAACACAAGACCGTCAAACGGTTGCGAGTCAGATCGGTGCATTTAAGGAAGCTGGAAAAGGTCAAAAAAATGCTCTTAACAAGAAAAAGCAAGAGATGGCCAAGAAGCAAGCGAAGAAAGTAAAAAAGAAGATTGCTAAGAAGCTCAAAAAGAAAATTAACTTTGCTGATCTAGCCTTTGGAAAAACTCCTAAAAAATTAAAAGAAGTTGTAAGCAATAAAGGAATTAAGCACGGTAAATCTGGTAAAACAGGTTTCTCTGCGGCCAATGACTTTGTTGAAGAAATTCCACTTGGGGATATGACTAAACTTAATACTGTCGAGTACAAGTACTATGGCTTTTATTTCAGAATTAAGCAGAAGCTTGAACAGCATTGGGGTAAATCTTTAAAGGAAAAGGCCCACAATATTATGCGTTCTAACAGGCGTATGCCTGCTTCTGAGAACCACATCACATCTTTGTCTATCTATATAGACCAAATGGGAAATATCGTTGAAATCATCGTTAGAGGAACAAGTGGTATTTCTGAATTAGATAACTCAGCAATCGAGTCTTTTAATAAAGCCGGTCCATTTCCAAACCCACCTAAAGGGCTTGTAAAAAATGGTGTCGCAAAAATTGATTGGGACTTTGTCGTTAAGAGTTAGAATTAATGTGTAGAATTCGACTTAAGCATTGTCTTCAGTTTATTAATACCTTCCATCATTACATAGTCATTCCAAATAGAGTCTAGTTCTCTAACTGTTTCTACAACTTGGATAGCCGCTTGATCGTAAGAAATTTTTTGTGATTCTGCTAAGTGCTGAATTGCAACTGAAAGAGCTTTGATCGCTTCCGTCTGGCAAGTCGCAGACAACCTGTCTTCGTAAGAGCTATCGATTTTCTTCTCTTTCGATTTTATGATTGCTGTGTTGATTAACTGAATAGATTCTTGATTGTTGCTCATTTACTAGTGCCCTCACCGCATACGCATTCTGAAAACGCCCTGAGTATGGGCCTTTGCAAACAATTTGTTAAGTAAAAAATAGGCTAATATAAAATAAATTTGTCGGACTTTAGAATACGGTGAGTTAGATGTTGATAGGTGTGTAAAAATTGTTAGTAACTAAGAAGAAAAAGTGGATAACCTCTGACGTTGATTGTTAAACGCCAGAGGTCATTATTTTTTATTGATCTGCGCAGTGTGATTTGTAAGCTTCAGCATCGAGAAGTTCATTAAGTTCTTCTGTATTAGATACTTTTACTTTAACAATCCAGGCACCATAAGGATCTTCATTACAAGTCTCTGGTGTCGACTCTAGTTCTTCGTTAGCTTCAAGAACTTCACCTGTGATTGGTGAGAAGAGATCACTTACTGATTTAATTGATTCTACGACACCGAAGCTACCGTCTTTTTCAAGTGTTGATCCTACTTCTGGAAGTTCAACGAAAACGATATCTCCTAAAGATGATTGTGCGAAATCAGTGATACCTACTGTTACGATATCTCCTTCGATCTTTGCCCACTCATGGTCTTTTGTATATTTTAATTCTGCAGGTACATTGTGTGACATTACTTGTGTCCTCCGTTAATAAAAGATTTTGTATGATAATTTGCTTCAAACTCGTTTTTTCTAACTCTAATTTTAAATTCTTTATTCTCTGGAAATTTATCAGCTTCGATGTGGCAAAGGGCAATTCCTTTTCCAAGTGCTACTGACATAGTTCCTGAGACAACTTTACCAATTACATCACTGTCAGCATTGAGAACTTCGTAACCTTCTCTAGGAATACCTTTGTCGAGCGATAGTTTCGCCAGTCTAAAGCGCGGCTTATAATCTGCTAATGCATTCTTTCCAATGAAGTCTTCTTTGTTAAGTTTAACTGTCCACTTTAAAGCAGCATCTAATGGTGTAACTTCATCAGTGATTTCATGCCCGTATAGTGGATAACAAACTTCAAGTCTTAAAACATCTCTAGCGGCTAGTCCGCATGGTAGCGCTCCACATGCAATTAACTTATCCCAAAGAAGTGCTGCAGTATCATGCGAGCAGAATACTTCAAAACCATCTTCGCCAGTGTAGCCTGTTCTTGCGAGCAGGACAGTTTCACCATTAAAAGAAGATTCCTTTACTGAGTAGTATGGGAATTCCTCTGTTGATAAAAGTTCTAGCGTTTTGAAGATCTCTTCTGTTTTAGGGCCTTGTACGGCAATGAGAGAATATTCATCTGATTGATTTGTCAGTGTACAGTTGAAATTAGAAACATGCTTTTCAAACCACGCCCAGTCTTTTTCAATATTCGCTGCATTTACGCAGATAAGAACTTTCTTTGGTGCGAGTTTGTAGGCAATAAGATCGTCGATAACAGTCCCGTCTTCACGGCATAGTGGAGAATAAACGGCCTTGTTTTCTCCTGCTCCAGAAAAATCATTTGTTACCATGTAATCAAGAAACTTCTCAGCGTCTTCACCTTCTACTAAAAATTCACCCATGTGACTTACATCAAAAATCCCACAGTTCGAACGAACAGCTTGCGATTCTTCCTTAACTGAAGAATATTGAAGAGGCATATCGAAGCCAGCAAACGGGGCCATCTTCGCACCTAAATCAATATGTTTTTGATGAAGAGACGTTTTCATTAAGGACATTCCATCCTCCTTATCTAAGGTCTATATATGTCTTATTAATATTAAGGATATAAGCTCTTTTTGGCAGCTTGTAAAAGGTTTTGAGCTAGCGAGAGAATCGTCATTGGTCCGACACCTCCTGGGACAGGAGTGATTGCGCTAACATTATCTTTCATATCGTTAAAATCACAATCGCCAACAGTTTTTCCTTCACTATTTTTGCTGATTCCAACATCGATAACTACTTGATTGCCAGACTCATTGAGATAGGACTTATTAAAGAATTCAGGTGCACCTGTCGCTGTCACAATAATATCACTCGATCTAGTGATCTCTTTGAGATCTTTAGTTCCAGAGTGGCAAAGGGTCACTGTCGCATTGTGATTCGTAAGAATAAGTGAAAGTGGTTTCCCAACAATTAGGCTTCTACCAATGATGGCTACGCGCTTTCCTTTTAATTCAATACCGTAGTGTTTACAAAGAGTAACGATACCCTTTGGTGTACAAGGCGCTAGAATATTCGACTCACTATGTCCCTTGAAAAGTTTGAAGACATTGAGAGGATGAAAACCATCAACATCTTTATGCTCGTCGACAAGGGTTGTGACATCAATATGTGAAAGGTGTTTCGGTAGAGGAAGTTGAATTAAAATTCCGTGAACATCATCGCTTTTGTTAAAGCGCTCTACAGATTTTAAAAATTCGG
This region of Halobacteriovorax sp. GB3 genomic DNA includes:
- the flgG gene encoding flagellar basal-body rod protein FlgG; protein product: MYSKIIVIALLLIGTNQAMLRALNVAATGMATQEVHVSTISNNIANVNTIGYKKQRSESEDLLYNTITEAGARSSQNTRYNVGVQVGSGSKISAVRKEFSQGAPRITNNPFDLMVNGEGFFGLITPNNEVLYTRDGSFNVDSTGTLVNKQGYRVFPTFTFPQGTKSVMISNNGTVEVYLNGQVEPQILGQIPIFTFINAVGLKSNGGNNYMITSASGQPIQNVAGQSNAGSIQQGALENSNVSIMNEMTGLIRAQRAYEMNSKVMGIADQMLQTVNNIR
- a CDS encoding TonB C-terminal domain-containing protein — its product is MNFNLNRKKKYIVIGILCSVALHIFVLVEDVSLDQFIQSVEKTEKKEKKIKIVFKKTEKSDKQIVNTSKSDHKIKPKDSKFLSHSNQTQDRQTVASQIGAFKEAGKGQKNALNKKKQEMAKKQAKKVKKKIAKKLKKKINFADLAFGKTPKKLKEVVSNKGIKHGKSGKTGFSAANDFVEEIPLGDMTKLNTVEYKYYGFYFRIKQKLEQHWGKSLKEKAHNIMRSNRRMPASENHITSLSIYIDQMGNIVEIIVRGTSGISELDNSAIESFNKAGPFPNPPKGLVKNGVAKIDWDFVVKS
- a CDS encoding flagellar hook-basal body protein, translated to MKDLWVPLSGAIAQQRKVETIANNVANANTPGFKRDQVTFKEYMTALNKGVEDIDLPNKEWAPQDFYRSYGAENAQVEVDASYTIFEQGQMRPTKNPLDIALFGNGFIEVLTPNGIRYTRRGMLSLENDGTLVTDKGHKVLMRSEIPANATDEQLQALPKPEDRVIKIPNGQVSINLQGEVFSNDLKVGHLTVREFHDQQALRKEGSSLYINKDLSNIKTTPLKTAIHQGYVEESNVNAIHEMSELIKAHRHFESIQNVIKTYDNISSKGVNEISKF
- a CDS encoding bifunctional 5,10-methylenetetrahydrofolate dehydrogenase/5,10-methenyltetrahydrofolate cyclohydrolase — translated: MTLELRSRPVVDQQISLLKKQCQELRKKGVIPSLKVLLVGDNPASVLYTKNKKKFVEKLGGECEIYKLPSDVSETEFLKSVERFNKSDDVHGILIQLPLPKHLSHIDVTTLVDEHKDVDGFHPLNVFKLFKGHSESNILAPCTPKGIVTLCKHYGIELKGKRVAIIGRSLIVGKPLSLILTNHNATVTLCHSGTKDLKEITRSSDIIVTATGAPEFFNKSYLNESGNQVVIDVGISKNSEGKTVGDCDFNDMKDNVSAITPVPGGVGPMTILSLAQNLLQAAKKSLYP
- a CDS encoding penicillin-binding protein 1A, with translation MKKILLRLFVGSFALGICGLLSVIMLFVYFSFGLPKITSLDDYKPALPSKILSKDGVVLAELGKEKREIVPFKDIPQHVVNAFLAAEDDGFYEHEGVDYLGIMRAMVANLKAGRVVQGGSTITQQVAKSLLLTSERSISRKIKDFLLAQKIEKKLSKEDILFLYLNQMYFGGGYYGVKAAFQGYFGKELSEATHAEAAIVAGLLVAPGRYSPYLKPKFAKKRQRYVLGRLLTTGKISQEEYETAINEKIKFRLRKESGFKAGYFTDWIRQRVVNKIGEEEFLTGGYTVQTTLDYDLQKKAEDETLEGAKAIDKRQGFKGPIGSQNIDTIVDEYVVPMRKEAYKDKSLFFTLNDELTRDYEIAFDQEEIERIKMHREEFRNEIKSKNYLAGNLKDDKFLSTIEENDSLEAVVVHIDDAGRVVYINIGGLIGIMPYRYFRWAHERNITEERQYYPYVTRPSTILKVGDKVLVQVKDKSVGLDHHLWSSRKTILDNSKDKNLVYKQRYLLCLLDQVPDAQAALVSIKPDSGELVSMVGGVDFSKSQFNRAIQSRRQPGSSFKPLLFAAGLENGYLPNSIIIDSPEALGGVDATSINWKPRNYDGKFKGPMTFRNSLEKSRNIPTIKIADKLGVPTIFNFMERIGFNAKLDPDLSLSLGSFGVTLMDIVKTFGIFPNGGKLIKVKSIVSLTDRDGRQYDAIADLNSDEDQKPTEEITATDEKVESESETAQEKTTEEVEVERNPFQENLDGTQVYDKRLAYIMTNLLKGVVNYGTGRGAKSVSTFLGGKTGTTNNYVDAWFLGFSADLVTGVWTGFDDNKTLGWAETGAKSALPIWKEFMAKAKEKYGERDFSVPLGIVNIPINKETGKLAKTGEKDYFLEAFVEGFEPGDENSDEIVGDQNGQLLEDDEYFNNQ
- the gcvH gene encoding glycine cleavage system protein GcvH, encoding MSHNVPAELKYTKDHEWAKIEGDIVTVGITDFAQSSLGDIVFVELPEVGSTLEKDGSFGVVESIKSVSDLFSPITGEVLEANEELESTPETCNEDPYGAWIVKVKVSNTEELNELLDAEAYKSHCADQ
- a CDS encoding exodeoxyribonuclease VII small subunit; the protein is MAKSEKSFEQSLKDLEEVVGKLESGELSLEESLKAFESGVNLYKGCKDKLDKAEKKLSVLSESLKEEELD
- the gcvT gene encoding glycine cleavage system aminomethyltransferase GcvT is translated as MSLMKTSLHQKHIDLGAKMAPFAGFDMPLQYSSVKEESQAVRSNCGIFDVSHMGEFLVEGEDAEKFLDYMVTNDFSGAGENKAVYSPLCREDGTVIDDLIAYKLAPKKVLICVNAANIEKDWAWFEKHVSNFNCTLTNQSDEYSLIAVQGPKTEEIFKTLELLSTEEFPYYSVKESSFNGETVLLARTGYTGEDGFEVFCSHDTAALLWDKLIACGALPCGLAARDVLRLEVCYPLYGHEITDEVTPLDAALKWTVKLNKEDFIGKNALADYKPRFRLAKLSLDKGIPREGYEVLNADSDVIGKVVSGTMSVALGKGIALCHIEADKFPENKEFKIRVRKNEFEANYHTKSFINGGHK